One genomic region from Kwoniella dejecticola CBS 10117 chromosome 1, complete sequence encodes:
- a CDS encoding pyridoxal biosynthesis protein, with amino-acid sequence MSSEPTIVPSSAPNANGGTPLISQGQGQGGTATPLLGSRGGPTGSGGAGGSFGVKSGLAQMLKGGVIMDVMNVEQAKIAEEAGACAVMALERIPANIRRDGGVARMSDPGMIKEIIEAVSIPVMAKVRIGHFVEAQILQAVGVDYIDESEVLTMADDQHHIGKHAFKVPFVCGCKNLGEALRRISEGAAMIRTKGEAGTGDVVEAVKHQRAVMADIRKAAAMSDEELYAFAKELSAPYHLLKETARLKRLPVVSFAAGGVATPADAAMMMQLGCDGVFVGSGIFLSGDPAKRARAIVQAVTHYNNPTVLAEVSTDLGDAMVGISVAGEKEIKGGRMAGKGN; translated from the exons ATGTCATCCGAACCAACTATCGTACCTTCCTCCGCCCCGAATGCTAACGGAGGCACACCATTGATCTCTCAAGGCCAGGGACAAGGCGGGACCGCGACGCCTCTTTTGGGCAGTAGAGGTGGACCCACAGGAAGCGGGGGTGCAGGTGGGAGCTTCGGGGTCAAGTCTGGTCTTGCCCAGATGTTgaaaggagg TGTGATTATGGATGTCATGAATGTTGAACAGGCCAAaattgctgaagaagctgggGCATGCGCCGTGATGGCTTTGG AGAGAATCCCAGCGAATATCAGGCGGGATGGAGGCGTTGCACGAATG TCCGACCCAGGAATGATCAAGGAAATCATCGAAGCTGTCTCGATCCCAGTCATGGCCAAAGTCAGAATCGGGCATTTCGTCGAAGCCCAGATCTTACAAGCTGTCGGCGTAGACTACatcgat GAATCGGAAGTTCTCACCATGGCAGATGATCAACACCACATCGGCAAACACGCTTTCAAAGTCCCCTTCGTTTGCGGTTGTAAGAATCTTGGTGAAGCTCTTCGAAGGATTTCTGAGGGTGCTGC TATGATCCGAACAAAGGGTGAAGCGGGTACTGGAGACGTAGTAGAAGCTGTCAAGCACCAAAGAGCAGTCATGGCGGATATCAGAAAGGCCGCTGCCATGTCGGATGAGGAGTTATACGCTTTCGCCAAGGAGCTTTCTGCTCCTTATCACTTATTGAAGGAGACCGCTAGATTGAAGAGGTTACCTGTTGTCTC TTTCGCCGCTGGCGGTGTTGCTACCCCCGCTGATGCTGCTATGATGATGCAATTGGGATgcgatggtg TCTTCGTCGGTTCCGGTATCT TCCTCTCTGGAGATCCCGCCAAGCGAGCCAGAGCTATCGTCCAAGCTGTCACGCACTACAATAACCCTACCGTCCTGGCCGAAGTGTCTACCGACTTAGGAGACGCCATGGTCGGTATCAGTGT TGCGGGTGAAAAAGAGATCAAAGGTGGACGAATGGCCGGTAAAGGTAACTAA